The window AGCAGATGTAGTCTTAGCTTTTTGGGTTATCCTAGTAGTGTTTTTAACTGTTAAATTGACTTAATAAAGGTACAGCAATGAATCACGGAAAAATGAAAAGATATCTGTCGGGTTTCAGCCTCTCGGTATTGGTTTTAATGTTGTATGGGTGCGCTTCGGCCAATTTGAGTGTAGTGCAGGCAATGGCTGCTAAACCGGCTTCAGCATCACTGATTCTGATTGATAACACCGGAAGCAAGGTTTCTAATGAGGACATTGGCAATTTGAAATCTGCTTTTTCCGATTCATTGCAAAAAGCCGGCGTCAAGATTGTATCGACCGAGAATAAAGACGTAGCGGCCGTCGTTGGTCAAATTCAACAATACGATAAAGGCAGTAAAGCGCTTCGGTACTTTGTCGGCTTCGGCGCTGGCACAGGTAAAATGAAAACGGCGTGGAAAGTGTCTGATCAGACCGGTGGCGAAATCGGCAGCTGTAATATCGATGGCAGTATTTCGATGGGGGTGTTTGGCGGCGATTTTTATAACGTCCATGAAAAAGCCGCCGAGGCATTCTCGCAATTTTTCACCGGGACCAAGTAATGTGGGCCTTATCAAGTTGCGGCGGTTTTATATCTCTTTACGCTCAGCATTCTTGCTGTTAGCCTTGAATGGCTGCGGCACACTATTTGGCGGCCTGACCCAAGACATTAAATTGACAAGCGATCCTCCCAACGCGCAAGTGATTGACACCGATACTGGCGTGAAATACAACACACCTGTCATTGTTTCTTTGGAAAAAAGCATTTCGCATTCCCTTGAATTTTCTAAAGAAGGTTATAAAACCGAGGTTGTACCTTTAAGAAGAGAGGTCCGGTTTGTTTGGTGGTTTCTTGATGCGTTTTCGCTCGGAGTGGGGAATTTGATCGATGCTGCAAGCGGCGGGTTATTCGATATCAAACCCGAGCAAGTACATGTCGCACTTGACCCAAAGTCTGGAAGCTAGCGTGACTCGCCGGAAAATGAAAACAACATTTCAAGGTGGCTTTGCATGCTATTTTTCTAACCGGTTGCGCCGAGGTCGTTAACCTCTCTGACCGGCGCCCCTCAGTGGACGTTGGGCCTCCTCAAGGCAGGTTACTTATACATGCATAAGGCTTTTCGCCAAACGTCCAGATACACTGAGTCACTCGATAAGGAGAAATACCATGAAACAACACGAAAGTTTTAATAGCCACCAGAATCCGCTAGTACTACCTTTCCATTTGGCGCTCCGCCACCTTCACAAGAATGAGCGATGGATTTTGGTTTTGTTCTCAATTCTTTTTCTGGTGGATTGGTGGCTGGGATGGCCGATTTAGCTTAGTAAGGTACTGATTGAACGCATTGGATGCCATACGTGTTTTATGCGCCTGTCCCTTACATCTAAGCCATTAGCCCGGTGATTTCATGTAACCAAGAACATTCAAGTTACCCGCCTTTGCATCGAGCAATTAAACGCTCCAATAAGTCCTTCTGCCGCTCGATACTGGCGCACAAAACAAATAGCGCCTGCGCCCGTTCCAGGTTTTGCCGGGGCGCGCTAACTTTGAAGTATTGGTTGCCGTCCAGATAATCGCTGAAAAAGCGCAGGCCCAGTTCAAACGGAATCAGCCAGATGGCCGGGTAGAGATAGTCGTAGTCGTTGGCGGTGAAAAACTCGCCGGCTTCTTGCAGGTAGCTTTCCAGTATGGTCTGGCAGCGGGCCAGGTCGAATTCGTTGTTGCTGGGGTTGTGGCAGCAGGAGCGCAGGCAGTCGCCGATGTCGTAATGCACCAGGCCGGGTTTGACGGTGTCCAGATCGATCAGGCTGACGATGCGGTCGCTGCCGGGTTCGAATAGAAAATTGTTCAGTTTCGGGTCGCCGTGTATCACCCGTTCGCACAGTTCTCCGCACTGTTTGGCTTGCTCCAGGACGGGGATTCGTTGCTGCATCCGGTCGATAAAATCCCGGCATTCGTTAAATGCCGTATCGCAGGTGACTTGCAACGGCTGCGCCAGCCGTTGCCGATAAGTTTCAAAGTAGCTTGGCGTGATATGGAAGCCCGGCAGGGTGTCGTGCAGCTCAGCGGCGGGCAGGGTGGCGCATAGCTTGTGAAAGTGTGCCAGGGCAAAGCCGACTTGGCTGGCTTCCGCCGGATTGCTGATGTACTCGCGGCTCTCGGCGGGCTCGATCAATTCCAACGCTCGCCAGACTTGGCCGCTATCGTCCCGATAACTCGCCGATCCAGCCACAGTGGGCAGCATGGCCGGAATTTGCAGACGCACATCGGCGGCACGCTGCGAGCCGATGTGCCGATTCAGCCGTTGCAGATTGGCGATGACCTGTTCCGGTTGCGGAAATACCCGACCGTTCAGGCCTTGCAATACAAAGCGATTGCCGTTGCTTGGGGTGACGAGATAGGTGTCGTTGATCAGGCCGTTACCGAGCGGGCTGATCTGCGGTGCGCTGCCGAGGCCGGTAAATTGTTCGGCTATCTGCTGTAGCCGAATCACAGCCCGGCAAGTTGTTGACTAAGCGCCCGCAAAGCTTGGCCGCGATGGCTGAGAGCGTTTTTTAATTCCGGGGCCAGTTGCGCCGACGAGCATTGGTACTGCTCAACCCAGAACACCGGATCGTAACCAAAGCCGTTTTCACCCACAGCTTGCCGCAAAATCCGGCCTTCCCAAACGCCTTGGGCGATGATGGGCGTCGGGTCCAACGCATGACGTAGATAAACCATCACGCAGATGAAACGCGCGCTGCGTTCTGTGTCCGGCACGTCGCGCATTTCTTCCAGTAACTTGTCCAGATTCGCTTGGTCCGAAGCGCCGACACCGGCATAACGCGCCGAAATCACGCCAGGCGCGCCGCCCAACGCATCCACCGCCAAACCCGAGTCATCGGCAATGGCCGGCAAGTTGCAATGCGCCGCAGCGTTGCGGGCCTTGATGATGGCGTTTTCGATAAAGGTCGCGCCGGTTTCTTCCGGCTCGACCACATTAAACTGCGATTGCGGCAGGATTTGGTCGTTTTGCAGGATGGCCTGAATTTCCCGAATCTTGCCGGCATTACCGCTGGCCAAAACTATCGAACTCATTTCTTTTACAGCACGACTCGCAGCGGGGCTGGCTTTTTCGCTTCCCGCAATGCCGCTTGCTGTTTTTCCAGCAGCTGATTGATGCCGAACTCGGCCAATTCCAGCATCGCGTTAAGCTCGTCTTTTCTAAACGCATGACCTTCGGCGGTACCTTGCACTTCGATGAAGTGGCCGGCTTCGTTCATCACCACGTTCATGTCGGTTTCGGCTTGATGATCTTCAGCATAGTCCAGATCCAGCACCGGTACGCCGTTATAAATCCCCACCGATACCGAAGCCACTTGCCCATGCAGCGGGTTTTTCTTGATTTTGTGAGTTTTTAACAGATGTTCAATAGCAATCGACAAAGCGACGAAGCCGCCAGTGATGGACGCGGTGCGGGTGCCGCCGTCGGCTTGAATCACGTCGCAATCGATGGTGATGGTGTTTTCACCCAGGGCTTTTAAGTCAATGGCCGCGCGCAAGGAGCGGCCGATCAAACGTTGAATTTCCAGGGTGCGGCCGCCTTGTTTGCCGCGGCCGGCTTCGCGGTCCATCCGGCTGTGGGTGGAGCGCGGCAACATGCCGTATTCCGCGGTTACCCAGCCCTCACCTTTGCCTTTCAAGAAGCGAGGAACGCTGTTGTCGACGCTGGCGGTGCATAGAACCCGAGTATCGCCGAACTCCACTAACACCGAGCCTTCGGCATGTTTGGTGTAATTGCAGGTGAAGCGTATTTCGCGCAGTTGATCGGGGTTGCGTCCGCTTGGTCTCATATTCATCTCGCTGGTATATAAATTGCCGGCATTATACTGGCTTTACCGGGCGGATTTTTAACTATTGCCGGGACTGAGAGCCTGCTGTAACTCTGCCACGCTTTGCGGTCTATTCTCTGGAAAAACCGCCATGGCCCAATCGATGGCTTTCAGTAAATACTCGGGAAAATGCCGTTTATGCGCCTTCACGGCCGGTG of the Methylomonas sp. MK1 genome contains:
- a CDS encoding DUF4410 domain-containing protein: MNHGKMKRYLSGFSLSVLVLMLYGCASANLSVVQAMAAKPASASLILIDNTGSKVSNEDIGNLKSAFSDSLQKAGVKIVSTENKDVAAVVGQIQQYDKGSKALRYFVGFGAGTGKMKTAWKVSDQTGGEIGSCNIDGSISMGVFGGDFYNVHEKAAEAFSQFFTGTK
- a CDS encoding phosphotransferase enzyme family protein is translated as MIRLQQIAEQFTGLGSAPQISPLGNGLINDTYLVTPSNGNRFVLQGLNGRVFPQPEQVIANLQRLNRHIGSQRAADVRLQIPAMLPTVAGSASYRDDSGQVWRALELIEPAESREYISNPAEASQVGFALAHFHKLCATLPAAELHDTLPGFHITPSYFETYRQRLAQPLQVTCDTAFNECRDFIDRMQQRIPVLEQAKQCGELCERVIHGDPKLNNFLFEPGSDRIVSLIDLDTVKPGLVHYDIGDCLRSCCHNPSNNEFDLARCQTILESYLQEAGEFFTANDYDYLYPAIWLIPFELGLRFFSDYLDGNQYFKVSAPRQNLERAQALFVLCASIERQKDLLERLIARCKGG
- the rdgB gene encoding RdgB/HAM1 family non-canonical purine NTP pyrophosphatase; this encodes MSSIVLASGNAGKIREIQAILQNDQILPQSQFNVVEPEETGATFIENAIIKARNAAAHCNLPAIADDSGLAVDALGGAPGVISARYAGVGASDQANLDKLLEEMRDVPDTERSARFICVMVYLRHALDPTPIIAQGVWEGRILRQAVGENGFGYDPVFWVEQYQCSSAQLAPELKNALSHRGQALRALSQQLAGL
- the rph gene encoding ribonuclease PH; amino-acid sequence: MRPSGRNPDQLREIRFTCNYTKHAEGSVLVEFGDTRVLCTASVDNSVPRFLKGKGEGWVTAEYGMLPRSTHSRMDREAGRGKQGGRTLEIQRLIGRSLRAAIDLKALGENTITIDCDVIQADGGTRTASITGGFVALSIAIEHLLKTHKIKKNPLHGQVASVSVGIYNGVPVLDLDYAEDHQAETDMNVVMNEAGHFIEVQGTAEGHAFRKDELNAMLELAEFGINQLLEKQQAALREAKKPAPLRVVL